A portion of the Juglans microcarpa x Juglans regia isolate MS1-56 chromosome 1D, Jm3101_v1.0, whole genome shotgun sequence genome contains these proteins:
- the LOC121267705 gene encoding 2-alkenal reductase (NADP(+)-dependent)-like, translating to MRLRMPQVTLNGYSSSYTPGDPLTGFGVAKVLDSGHPDYKAGDLVWGITGWEEYSLITPTEGLTSLEQGLKKIQHTDVPLSYHTGLLGMPGMTAYAGFYELCSPKKGEYVFVSAASGAVGQLVGQFAKLLGCYVVGSAGSKEKVDLLKNKLGNDDAFNYKEEHDLDAALKRYFPEGIDIYFDNVGGKTLDAVLLNMRVHGRIAVCGMISQYNVHQQPEGVQNLTCLLFKRIHMVGFSVLDHHQLYPKFIETVLPYIKEGKIVYVEDMAEGLESGPAALVGLFSGRNVGKKVVVVARE from the exons ATGCGACTTCGAATGCCACAAGTCACTCTTAATGGATACAGTAGTTCTTATACTCCTGGCGAT CCATTAACTGGGTTTGGGGTGGCTAAAGTTTTGGATTCTGGGCACCCAGACTACAAGGCAGGTGACTTAGTTTGGGGGATCACTGGATGGGAAGAGTACAGCCTAATCACCCCAACCGAAGGCCTGACAAGTCTCGAGCAAGGCCTGAAAAAGATTCAGCACACTGATGTACCCCTTTCCTACCATACTGGACTTCTTG GGATGCCTGGTATGACTGCTTATGCTGGTTTCTATGAGCTCTGTTCTCCTAAGAAAGGAGAATATGTCTTCGTTTCAGCAGCATCTGGTGCAGTTGGTCAGCTTGTTGGACAATTTGCAAAATTGTTGGGCTGTTATGTTGTTGGAAGTGCTGGGAGTAAAGAAAAg GTTGATCTGTTGAAGAACAAGTTGGGTAATGATGATGCTTTCAATTATAAGGAAGAGCATGACTTGGATGCAGCTTTGAAAAG GTACTTCCCAGAAGGCATCGACATTTACTTCGACAATGTTGGAGGCAAAACACTCGATGCAGTGCTCTTAAACATGAGAGTCCATGGTCGAATTGCTGTATGTGGAATGATATCGCAGTACAATGTTCATCAGCAGCCTGAAGGTGTGCAAAATTTGACGTGTCTCCTATTCAAGCGAATCCACATGGTAGGATTCTCAGTTTTGGATCATCATCAACTCTATCCCAAGTTCATAGAAACTGTGCTGCCTTACATCAAAGAAGGGAAGATAGTGtatgtggaagacatggctgaAGGCCTTGAGAGTGGTCCAGCTGCTCTTGTTGGCCTTTTTAGTGGTCGCAATGTTGGAAAGAAAGTAGTTGTCGTTGCTCGCGAATGA
- the LOC121267687 gene encoding 2-alkenal reductase (NADP(+)-dependent)-like, which translates to MANGGVGEEVRNKQVIFRDYVTGFPKESDMYVTTGTINLRVPEGSNSVLVKNLYLSCDPVMRVRMARVTFSGFSSYTPGSPLTGLGVAKVLDSGHPDFKAGDLVWGVTGWEEYSLLSGIESLRKIQHTDVPLSYYTGLLGMPGMTAYAGFYEVCTPKSGEYVFISAASGAVGQLVGQFAKLLGCYVVGSAGSKEKVDLLKNKLGFDDAFNYKEEHDLDAALKRYFPEGIDIYFENVGGKTLDAVLLNMRVHGRIAVCGMISQYNLDETEGVKNLTCLIYKRIHMRGFTVRDYYHLYPKFLETVMPYIREGKVVYLEDKAEGLESAPAALVGLFSGRNVGKQVVVVARE; encoded by the exons ATGGCGAATGGTGGCGTAGGTGAGGAAGTAAGGAACAAGCAGGTGATATTCAGGGACTATGTAACTGGTTTTCCAAAGGAATCGGACATGTATGTTACCACCGGTACCATAAATTTGAGGGTCCCCGAAGGTTCCAATTCCGTTCTTGTAAAGAACCTCTACTTGTCCTGCGATCCTGTCATGCGTGTTCGGATGGCACGAGTCACTTTCAGCGGTTTCAGTTCGTACACCCCCGGCTCT CCATTAACTGGGTTGGGAGTGGCTAAGGTTTTGGATTCTGGGCACCCAGACTTCAAGGCAGGTGACTTAGTTTGGGGGGTTACTGGATGGGAAGAGTACAGCCTACTCTCTGGAATTGAAAGTCTGCGTAAGATCCAGCATACTGATGTACCCCTTTCCTACTATACTGGACTTCTTG GTATGCCTGGTATGACTGCTTATGCTGGTTTCTATGAAGTTTGTACTCCCAAGTCTGGAGAATATGTCTTCATTTCAGCAGCATCTGGCGCAGTTGGTCAGCTTGTTGGGCAATTTGCAAAATTGCTGGGCTGTTATGTTGTTGGAAGTGCTGGAAGTAAAGAAAAG GTTGACCTATTGAAGAATAAGTTGGGTTTTGATGATGCATTCAATTATAAGGAAGAGCATGACTTGGATGCAGCTTTGAAAAG ATATTTCCCAGAAGGCATTGACATATACTTTGAGAATGTTGGGGGTAAAACACTTGATGCAGTACTCTTAAACATGAGAGTCCATGGCCGCATTGCTGTATGTGGAATGATCTCACAGTACAATCTTGATGAGACCGAAGGCGTGAAAAATTTGACGTGTCTCATATACAAGCGAATCCATATGCGAGGATTTACAGTTCGTGATTACTATCACCTCTATCCAAAGTTCTTAGAGACTGTGATGCCTTACATCAGAGAGGGGAAGGTGGTGTATCTGGAAGACAAAGCTGAAGGCCTTGAGAGTGCTCCAGCAGCCCTGGTTGGACTATTCAGTGGCCGCAATGTTGGAAAACAAGTTGTTGTAGTTGCTCGCGAATAA
- the LOC121241062 gene encoding 2-alkenal reductase (NADP(+)-dependent)-like, whose translation MASGGGGDGEEVRNKQVVLRDYVSGVPKESDMRVRTVTMELKVPEGSNGILVKNLYLSCDPYMLIKMKKVEGPNLFGSFTPGSPLTGFGVAKVLDSMQPEFRKGDLVSGTTRWEEYSLITETQGLFKIEHTDVPLSYYTGILGMPGLTAFAGFHEVCSPKKGEYVFISAASGAVGQLVGQFAKLMDCYVVGSAGSKEKVDLLKNKLGFAEAFNYKEENDLDAALKRYFPEGIDIYFENVGGKMLDAVLLNMKTHGRIAVCGMISQYRHLDQPEGVHNLIYVISKRIRMQGFLVLDYFNIYPKFLDQVLLYIREGKIVYVEDIVEGLENGPVALVGLFSGRNVGKQVVAVARE comes from the exons ATGGcgagtggtggtggtggtgatggtgaGGAAGTGAGGAACAAGCAGGTGGTACTGAGGGACTACGTATCTGGTGTTCCAAAGGAATCGGACATGCGTGTGAGAACTGTAACTATGGAGCTGAAGGTTCCGGAGGGCTCCAATGGGATATTGGTGAAGAATCTTTACTTGTCCTGTGACCCCTACATGCTTATCAAGATGAAGAAAGTTGAGGGTCCTAATCTTTTTGGTTCCTTTACCCCTGGCTCC CCATTAACTGGGTTTGGGGTAGCCAAAGTATTGGATTCCATGCAACCAGAGTTCAGGAAAGGTGACTTGGTTTCGGGTACAACCAGATGGGAAGAGTACAGTCTCATCACGGAAACGCAAGGCCTCTTCAAAATCGAGCACACCGACGTGCCCCTTTCCTACTATACTGGGATTCTTG GTATGCCTGGTTTGACTGCTTTTGCCGGTTTTCACGAAGTTTGTTCTCCCAAGAAAGGAGAATATGTCTTCATTTCTGCAGCATCCGGTGCAGTGGGTCAGCTGGTTGGGCAATTTGCAAAGTTGATGGATTGCTACGTTGTTGGAAGTGCTGGAAGTAAAGAAAAG GTTGATTTACTGAAGAATAAGTTAGGGTTTGCTGAGGCTTTCaattataaggaagaaaatgatttggatGCTGCTTTAAAAAG GTACTTCCCAGAAGGCATTGACATCTACTTTGAGAATGTTGGGGGCAAAATGCTTGATGCCGTGCTGCTTAACATGAAAACCCACGGCAGGATTGCTGTGTGCGGAATGATCTCACAATACCGCCATCTTGATCAACCTGAAGGTGTTCATAACTTGATATATGTTATCTCTAAGAGGATCCGAATGCAAGGATTTCTTGTCTTGGATTACTTCAATATCTATCCTAAGTTTTTGGACCAAGTGCTGCTTTACATCAGAGAAGGGAAGATTGTTTACGTGGAAGACATAGTTGAAGGGCTTGAGAATGGCCCTGTGGCTCTGGTCGGACTTTTCAGTGGCCGTAATGTCGGAAAACAAGTTGTTGCTGTTGCTCGCGAGTGA
- the LOC121241052 gene encoding polygalacturonase-like — protein sequence MANHRISCPLVLALLSVFFYSSVVLSAAPVTYNVVSLGAKANGKTDSTKAFVTAWTRACASANPATIYVPVGRFYLRGVIFNGPCRNNAIRVRIDGTLVAPSDYRVLGNGANWILFKHVNGVTVSGGILDAKGTSLWACKSSGKSTCPSGATTLQFSNSNNIVVSGLTSLNSQMFHIAVNGCQNVKMQGVKIIASGNSPNTDGIHVQSSSGVTILNTKIQTGDDCISIGPGTTNLWIENVACGPGHGISIGSLGKDLKEDGVQNVTVKTVTFTGTQNGARIKSWGRPSNGFARNILFQHIVMVNVQNPVLIDQNYCPDNKDCPGQVSGVKISDVTYQDIHGTSATEVAVKFDCSSKNPCSRIRLENVKLTYKNQVAEASCVHAAGTSSGLVQPSGCL from the exons ATGGCAAACCACAGAATTAGCTGCCCTCTTGTTCTTGCACTTCTCTCAGTCTTCTTCTACTCCTCGGTGGTCTTGTCCGCTGCTCCCGTGACGTACAATGTGGTAAGTTTGGGAGCCAAAGCAAACGGCAAGACAGACTCAACCAAGGCTTTCGTTACTGCATGGACAAGAGCTTGTGCCTCGGCAAATCCAGCCACCATTTACGTGCCGGTCGGGAGATTCTATCTGCGCGGGGTGATTTTCAACGGGCCATGCAGGAATAATGCCATCAGGGTCCGCATCGATGGCACGCTCGTCGCACCATCCGACTATAGGGTCCTCGGAAATGGCGCTAACTGGATATTGTTCAAGCACGTTAATGGAGTTACCGTATCTGGTGGGATTCTTGATGCCAAAGGCACAAGTTTGTGGGCTTGCAAATCCTCAGGCAAGAGTACTTGCCCCAGCGGAGCAACG ACGCTGCAATTTAGCAACTCGAACAACATCGTGGTCAGCGGATTAACCTCCCTAAACAGCCAGATGTTCCACATCGCCGTCAATGGCTGCCAAAACGTGAAAATGCAAGGAGTCAAGATCATCGCCTCCGGCAACAGTCCAAACACCGACGGCATTCACGTACAATCTTCTTCGGGCGTCACGATCCTCAACACCAAGATCCAGACCGGTGATGATTGCATCTCAATTGGCCCCGGTACCACTAACTTGTGGATTGAGAACGTTGCATGTGGACCTGGCCATGGAATCAG CATTGGGAGTCTGGGAAAGGACCTGAAAGAGGACGGTGTGCAGAATGTGACAGTTAAAACAGTTACTTTTACCGGTACTCAAAATGGGGCGAGGATTAAGTCTTGGGGAAGGCCCAGCAATGGATTTGCTAGGAACATTCTTTTCCAACATATTGTTATGGTGAATGTCCAGAATCCCGTCCTGATCGATCAAAATTACTGTCCCGACAACAAAGATTGCCCCGGTCAG GTTTCTGGCGTAAAAATTAGTGATGTAACATACCAAGACATACATGGAACATCGGCCACAGAAGTTGCTGTGAAATTTGATTGCAGTTCCAAGAACCCATGCTCCAGAATAAGATTGGAGAATGTAAAGCTAACCTACAAGAATCAAGTTGCCGAAGCCTCGTGCGTTCATGCTGCTGGAACATCATCTGGTTTAGTCCAGCCCTCGGGCTGCTTGTAG